Genomic segment of Chloroflexota bacterium:
CGCTGGAGATGAGCGCGCCGTTGCCCGCAATGATGACCGGGAACTCGGCGTCGACGAGCAGCTGCGCCGCCCGAGTGGTCAGCTCGGCGTCGGCCCGCGGCCGCGCCCGGGCCGGAAACGGGTCGGGGTCCTCGGGCCGCGTCTCGACCTCGGACGCTTGCAGGTCCCAGGGAATCTCCAGTCCAACCGGTCCCGGCCGCCCCACCTGCGCCGCCGTGAAGGCCTTGCGCACGGCGGTCGGGATCGTGCGCGGGTCGGCGATGGACCAGACGCGCTTGGTGATGGGCTGCAGCATCTGCATGAACGCCTGGTCCGCCGGCGCGGTGTCGGGGCGCGAGGTCTCCTGCAGCTGCCCGCGGCCGTACCAGCGCTGGATGGGCGCGCCCACGATAGCCAGCACGGGGCTGGAGGTGGACATGGCGGTGGCGATGCCCATGATCATGTTGGCCGCGCCCGGCCCCACCGACGAGCAGCACACGCCGACCTGGCCGCTGACGCGGGCGTAGCCGTCGGCGATGTGCGCCGCCGCCTGCTCGTGGCGCACGAGCATGAAGTCGATCTGGTCGGAGCCGTGGATCGCGTCCAGGATGTTGGTGTTGCCGTGGCCGGGAATGCCGAAGACGTAGCGCACGCCGTGGCGTTCGAGCGCGTCGACCAGGACTTCGGCGGCGTTCACGGCGTGGCTCGGGATAGTTTGCGGATGACGAATAGATTCCCGCCTCTAAGGGAATCTGACAACCGTTGAGTGATTGATCGGGCGAGTTGGGCGGGTTTGAAACCCGCCCCTACGTTTGGAGGGTCTAGCTGCGGGCGGCCGCAAGGGCCGCCCCTACAGGGACTGGACCTTGGCGCAGCCCGGATATCCTGGGGCGCGACGCGATACCTGGTTGAGCGACCCGCCGCATGCTGCGCATCGTCCATGCCGCCGATATCCATCTGGACACGCCCTATCGGCGTCACGACGAGGCGGTGCGCGCGCGGCTGCGGGACGCGGGGCGCGAGGCGTTCGTCCGCTTGATCGACCTGGCGCTGGGGCGGCAGGCGGACGCGCTGCTGATCGCCGGGGACCTCTTCGACAACGACTTGCTGACGCTGGCGACGGAGCGCGTGCTGGTCGACGAGCTGACGCGCGCGACGAGCGCCGGGCTGACCGTGGTCTACGCCACGGGCAACCACGATCCGGGGCGGGCCAACTACCGGGCCATGGGGATCGACTGGCCGGAGGAGCGCTTTCACCTAGTCGCGTCGCGACAGCCGCGGCAGATCGCCATCGAGCGTGAGGACGAAGTGGTGGGCTGGGTGGTGGCGGCGGGGCACCAGACGCCCCGCGAGGACCGCGACCTGGCCGCGGCCTTTCCGCCCGCGCCCGGGCCGGAGCCAGCTGTGGGGCTGCTGCACGCGCACGTTGTGGGCGCAGCCGCAGTCGAGCAGCACGACAGCTACGCCCCGACCTCTCTCGACAGCCTGGATCCTAGCTACGCCTACTGGGCGCTGGGCCACATCCACCAGTGCCAGAAGGTTCGGCCCGATCCACCGGTTCACTATTCGGGCAACTTGCAGGGGCGACAGTTCGGCGAGGAGGGCGCCAAGGGCGCGCTGGTGGTGACGCTGGAGCGCGGCGCCGCGCCGGAAATCGAGTTCAACGCGCTGGCGCCGGTGCGTTGGGAGTCGCTGGCGCCCGACGGACTTGACGCGACACGCAACCTGACCGACGTGCACGCGGCTGTACGCGCGGCTTTCGACGCGCGACGGGGCGGTGCGCTGCCGGACCAGGAGTGGATCCTGCGAGTAGACCTGCGCGGCGCCTGCGAGTTGGCGTCGTTGCTCGCCAGCGCCGACGAGCGCGCCGAGCTGGCGGCGCAGCTGCGCGAGGACCTGGGCGTGCTGGATGTCGAGGTGCGCGACCGCGGTTTGCACCGGCCGGTGGACATCGAGTCCCACCGCGATCAGCCGCATCTGCTCGGTCAGACTCTGGCGCTTCTCGAGCGGGCCAAGGCCGACGACGCGGCGCTGGACGGCATCACGCCGGTCCAGGTGGCCGGCGGCGACGGCACCGAGTCGGCTGAGCGCCGCGCGTATCTCCGCGAGCTGCTCCACGACCTAGACGCCGAGGCGGCCGTGCGGCTGCTGCGTGAGTCGGAGTCCGCATGAGAATCGACGGCTGGGAGATCGACGCCTTCGGACCGATCAGCGGTTGGACGCGGCACGGCCTGGCCGAGCACGGCGTGGTGGTGATCGCCGGAGACAACGAGACCGGCAAGTCGGCGCTGTTCGAGTTTCTGACCACCGCGTTGTTCGGATTCGCGCCGGCCACGGCCGGGAATCACCCCTACAGTCCCTGGGGCGGAGGCTTCCCCGGCGGGGCGCTGCTCGCAAGCCTGGGCGACGGGCGCAGCGTGCGCCTCGCGCGGCGATTGACATCACGTCCCCAGGGGACGATCGAGATCGACGGCCAGCCGCGCGATCTGGCGAACCGCCCTGTGGTCTGGGTCGGCGGGCTGGCACGCGCGATCTTCACCAACCTCCACGCCGTGACCCAGGAAGACGCGCTGGGCATGGACCCGCGCACCTGGCAGAGCGTCGAGGATCGCATGCTCGGCGGGGCGTCATTCGACTTCCTTCGACCGGCGCGCGAGGTCGTGGCGCAGCTCGACCAGGACCGTCAGGCACTTTGGCGTCCGGACCGGCGGGGCCGCCCGCGGGCGGTCGAGATTCGCGAGCGCACTCGTGCGCTGGGTGAGGAGCTGCGGCCGGCGAGCGGACGCCGATCGGAGATCGAAGCGAAGCAGGCTCGTCTGGCGGAGATCGTCGAGATCTTGGAGGCGATCGAGCGCGGGCCACAGGGTCTGCAAGCCATCGAGGTCATGCTGGAGCGCGACGCCACGCTGTCGCCCATCGTGCGCCGCGCGCGCCGGGCGGAGTCCCTGAATGCCCAAGCCGCATCGCTCGTGGCGAACGACGACTACGGCCCGGACCCGCGAGCCATGCGTACCGAGCTGCGGGATGCCGTCACGTCGGGGGAGCGGCGCATCGATGAGATCGATGCCGAGATCGAGCAATTGGCCGAGGCCCGCGAAATCGATTCGGTCCACCAGACGGCGCTCGCTCACCGAGACCTGATCCTGGAATTGCAGGCCGAGATTCCGCTGCACGTCGAGGACGACCGGCGCATCGAGCAAATGTCCGGTGCGCTGCACGAAGAGAGCGGCGGCTTCGGGCAGATCGGCGAGCGAGTGCTGGACCGGGATCTGGACGCCGGCGCCCTGGAGACGCTGCGGGACTTGCGAGTCGCCGAGTCGCGCGGACGCTTCGAGGCCTGGACCGTGGCCGTCGCCGATGCCGACTATCGAGCCGTGGAGCGGCGGCACGCGGCCGAAACGGCGGAGCGCACGCAGCGCGAGCGCGAGGTGCTGGGCGATGTCCCGGACTTGGCGCAGGCCCACGGGCGCGTGCAAAGCCTGCTCGAGCTCGGCCGGGCCGAGGCCCTAACGGCCGCCGGCGGTGGCGCACCGTCACGTGCCTGGCGAGTTGCGATTCCGGTGCTGGTGGCGCTCGCCGGGGCGGCGGCCATCGTTGTCGGCATCTTCTTGGGCGGCACGGTCCTTGCCATTCTGGCGAGCGTGGGCGCGTCGTTGGCCGCGGCCGCGGCAGTGGATCTCTCGCGCATCGTGACGGCGCGCCGCCGCGCCGGCGCGGGTCCGGCCGCCGCGGCGGCACTGCGCAAACGTGCGGATATAGCCCCGGACACGAGCGCCGCCGACGCCCTGGACGACGCCATGCGCCAGCGCGACGCGGCGCGACGCGCCGCCGACATCGACCAGCGGCTCGCGACCGCGAAGGTGGCGATCGAGGATGCGGCGCGTCGTGAGGACGAGGCCGCGCTGGCCGCCACTGCGGCGCGAAACGCCTGGCTGGAGCTGATTCCCAACGTCCCGATTGCGCCGGTCCAGCTAAAGCGTCCCCGCGAGACGCTGCTGCGCGACGTGGAGGAGCTGCGTGACTCGCTGGCGCGCACGCATGCCCTGATAGAGGACCGCCGGACGGTGCAGGAGCGCATCGACCATCGCCTTCGGCGTCTGCAAGCCCTCCGTGACGAGTTGGACCTCGACCCGGCGGCCGACGTCGTACCCGCGGTGGCGGAACTGGGCCGGAAGCTGACTGCGGCGGAGGCGGCCAAGGGCGAGGCCGAGGCTGCCGCCGGGGCGATTGCCAAGTTGCGCGACGAACGGCGGCAGGTCGGTGACGCGCGGGATGTCGCCGACACCGAGTTGGGGCTGCTTGAGACTCAGTTGGCACGGCTTGATCCAGTTGAGGCTGATCCCGACGCGGGCCTGGATCGCTTGGAGCGGGCGCGGGCCGCGCGCGACGAGGCCACGCGAGCACGGGCCGACCTCGACCGCGAGACGCCGAATTGGCGGGAGCGCGTGGCCGAGGCCGACCGTTTAGAGGCCCAGGGCGAGGCCATCGAGCTCACGGACGACCGCCGCGTCGAGCTGCGGCGCCGTGGGGCGGAGCTGCAGGAGGAGGCGAACGGTCTGCGCGATGAGCGCGGTGGTTTGACCCGGGACGTGCAGGAGATGGAAGCGCTGCCCGGCCCGGCGCACGTGCAGGGCGCCATCGAGGAGGCGCTGGCGGAGCTGGAAGAGGTTCAACGCGCGCACGACCGGCTGGCGCTGCTGGCGGCGGCGATTTCCGCCGCCGAGCGGGCCTATCGCGACGCGCATCAATCGCCCCTGCTGGAGGCCGCGAGCGCCCACCTCGCCAGCATCACCGGCGGGCGCTATGACCGGCTAATCGCCGACGACTCGACGGGCGACGGGGTGCGCCTGCACGTGCGGCGTCGGGGCGAGGACTTTCCCGTGGTCGTGGGGCATCCCCTCAGCCGCGGCACGCTGCAGCAGATCTACCTGGCGCTACGCCTCGCGATGGTGGACCAGGTCGAGGGTGAGGACGCCGAGCGGCTGCCGCTGTTCATGGACGAAATGTTCGTGAACTGGGACCCGTCCCGCACCGGCCGCGGCATGGCCGTGCTGCGCGAGATCGGCCGGTCGCGGCAGGTGTTCCTCTTCACCGCCGATCCCGCCTGGGCGGAGCGCACCAGCGCCCAAGCCGAGGCCATGGTCGTCGCCACGCCGGGGCTCGGCGGGTGACGTTGGCTTGGATCGCCGTGGGGGCGGATCACCACGGTTAGCGTGCGGACAGGCTGGTGGGGCGGGTCGCGCCTCACCAAAGGCGGCGAATGGCGTAGCGGTCGAAGGTGGATTCGTTGGAGATGAGCACGAGGTCGCGTGAGATCGCCTGGGCGATGAGCATGCGGTCGAAGGGGTCGTTGAGCGGC
This window contains:
- a CDS encoding DNA repair exonuclease, giving the protein MLRIVHAADIHLDTPYRRHDEAVRARLRDAGREAFVRLIDLALGRQADALLIAGDLFDNDLLTLATERVLVDELTRATSAGLTVVYATGNHDPGRANYRAMGIDWPEERFHLVASRQPRQIAIEREDEVVGWVVAAGHQTPREDRDLAAAFPPAPGPEPAVGLLHAHVVGAAAVEQHDSYAPTSLDSLDPSYAYWALGHIHQCQKVRPDPPVHYSGNLQGRQFGEEGAKGALVVTLERGAAPEIEFNALAPVRWESLAPDGLDATRNLTDVHAAVRAAFDARRGGALPDQEWILRVDLRGACELASLLASADERAELAAQLREDLGVLDVEVRDRGLHRPVDIESHRDQPHLLGQTLALLERAKADDAALDGITPVQVAGGDGTESAERRAYLRELLHDLDAEAAVRLLRESESA
- a CDS encoding AAA family ATPase; its protein translation is MRIDGWEIDAFGPISGWTRHGLAEHGVVVIAGDNETGKSALFEFLTTALFGFAPATAGNHPYSPWGGGFPGGALLASLGDGRSVRLARRLTSRPQGTIEIDGQPRDLANRPVVWVGGLARAIFTNLHAVTQEDALGMDPRTWQSVEDRMLGGASFDFLRPAREVVAQLDQDRQALWRPDRRGRPRAVEIRERTRALGEELRPASGRRSEIEAKQARLAEIVEILEAIERGPQGLQAIEVMLERDATLSPIVRRARRAESLNAQAASLVANDDYGPDPRAMRTELRDAVTSGERRIDEIDAEIEQLAEAREIDSVHQTALAHRDLILELQAEIPLHVEDDRRIEQMSGALHEESGGFGQIGERVLDRDLDAGALETLRDLRVAESRGRFEAWTVAVADADYRAVERRHAAETAERTQREREVLGDVPDLAQAHGRVQSLLELGRAEALTAAGGGAPSRAWRVAIPVLVALAGAAAIVVGIFLGGTVLAILASVGASLAAAAAVDLSRIVTARRRAGAGPAAAAALRKRADIAPDTSAADALDDAMRQRDAARRAADIDQRLATAKVAIEDAARREDEAALAATAARNAWLELIPNVPIAPVQLKRPRETLLRDVEELRDSLARTHALIEDRRTVQERIDHRLRRLQALRDELDLDPAADVVPAVAELGRKLTAAEAAKGEAEAAAGAIAKLRDERRQVGDARDVADTELGLLETQLARLDPVEADPDAGLDRLERARAARDEATRARADLDRETPNWRERVAEADRLEAQGEAIELTDDRRVELRRRGAELQEEANGLRDERGGLTRDVQEMEALPGPAHVQGAIEEALAELEEVQRAHDRLALLAAAISAAERAYRDAHQSPLLEAASAHLASITGGRYDRLIADDSTGDGVRLHVRRRGEDFPVVVGHPLSRGTLQQIYLALRLAMVDQVEGEDAERLPLFMDEMFVNWDPSRTGRGMAVLREIGRSRQVFLFTADPAWAERTSAQAEAMVVATPGLGG